One window of the Desulfovibrio desulfuricans genome contains the following:
- a CDS encoding TRAP transporter large permease, with translation MDSLLHDPAFWLLALFIIPLLLRVPIALALGFSALAVVWKWDMGLNMLSYNFFAGIAKFPLLAIPFFILAGYIMERAGIAARIVALMEALVGSMTGGLAVATVAVATFWGAVSGSGPATVAALGLILIPGMAKAGYDKAFATATVSVTSGLAIVIPPSIAFIVYGGVADVSVPALFAAGFIPGVVVAIFIMGAVLLISRKHGYKGKERQQPVSKALREAFWGIMTPVVILGGIYGGVFTPTEAAAVAIFYGLFVGIFIYRTINSLSVMVEILTETVKATAVVMIVVTCAGLYSWVGSTVGLVEKCSGVLLGVSENPWIVLFMINIILLLAGMLLDAISIYYVFLPFMLPIMTHFQWDPVWFGIMMTTNLAVGQVTPPVAVNLYVGAKISGLTMEQISKAALPLIGAALLALAVITAFPELSTFMPKLLGLY, from the coding sequence ATGGATTCCCTGTTACACGATCCCGCATTCTGGCTGCTGGCGCTTTTTATCATCCCCCTGTTGCTGCGGGTGCCCATTGCCCTGGCGCTGGGCTTTTCCGCCCTCGCTGTGGTGTGGAAGTGGGATATGGGGCTCAACATGCTTTCCTACAATTTTTTTGCAGGAATAGCCAAGTTTCCCCTGCTGGCCATCCCCTTCTTTATTCTGGCGGGCTACATAATGGAGCGCGCGGGCATTGCCGCCCGCATCGTGGCGCTTATGGAAGCGCTGGTCGGCTCCATGACAGGCGGGCTGGCAGTCGCCACGGTTGCGGTTGCCACCTTCTGGGGCGCGGTGAGCGGCTCCGGCCCTGCAACAGTTGCTGCGCTGGGTCTTATTCTTATTCCCGGCATGGCCAAGGCTGGCTACGATAAAGCCTTTGCCACCGCAACGGTTTCCGTTACCTCGGGGCTCGCCATCGTCATCCCGCCAAGCATTGCCTTTATCGTTTATGGCGGTGTTGCGGATGTTTCTGTGCCTGCGCTCTTTGCAGCTGGTTTTATCCCCGGTGTTGTGGTTGCCATATTCATTATGGGCGCGGTGCTGCTTATATCCCGCAAGCACGGGTACAAAGGCAAGGAGCGGCAACAACCTGTCAGCAAGGCGCTGCGCGAGGCCTTTTGGGGCATCATGACCCCGGTAGTTATTCTGGGCGGGATTTACGGCGGCGTGTTTACCCCCACCGAGGCCGCTGCGGTTGCCATCTTCTACGGCCTCTTTGTGGGCATCTTTATTTACCGCACCATCAACAGTCTTTCGGTGATGGTTGAAATTCTCACGGAGACCGTCAAGGCCACGGCCGTTGTCATGATTGTGGTTACCTGCGCAGGCCTGTACTCCTGGGTGGGATCAACCGTGGGGCTTGTAGAAAAATGTTCTGGCGTTCTGCTGGGCGTTTCAGAAAATCCCTGGATTGTCCTGTTCATGATCAACATCATCCTGCTGCTTGCGGGCATGTTGCTGGACGCCATTTCCATCTACTACGTCTTTTTGCCCTTCATGCTGCCCATTATGACGCATTTTCAGTGGGATCCTGTGTGGTTCGGCATCATGATGACCACCAACCTTGCCGTGGGTCAGGTTACGCCGCCTGTTGCGGTGAACCTGTACGTTGGGGCCAAGATCAGCGGCCTGACCATGGAGCAGATCAGCAAAGCAGCCCTGCCGCTCATTGGCGCTGCCCTGCTGGCTCTGGCTGTCATAACCGCATTCCCGGAACTCTCCACCTTTATGCCCAAGCTGCTGGGCCTGTATTGA
- a CDS encoding thioesterase family protein, with amino-acid sequence MSNMITPGMNGTSETTVTEAMLASTVGSGKVSVFSTAMMVAWMEGTAVDVVQPSLEDGQTTVGTGISVSHVAATPQGMKVRFTAEVTAVSPNGKGLSFKVAAYDETGLIGEGTHERVIVNKDKFESRTRDKAKA; translated from the coding sequence ATGAGCAATATGATTACGCCCGGCATGAACGGCACGTCAGAAACCACTGTTACCGAGGCCATGCTGGCAAGCACGGTGGGCAGCGGCAAGGTCAGCGTGTTTTCCACGGCCATGATGGTGGCCTGGATGGAAGGCACCGCCGTGGATGTGGTGCAGCCAAGCCTGGAAGACGGGCAGACGACTGTAGGAACCGGCATCAGCGTCAGCCATGTGGCAGCGACGCCGCAGGGTATGAAAGTGCGTTTTACTGCGGAAGTAACCGCAGTTTCCCCCAATGGCAAAGGCCTGAGTTTCAAGGTGGCTGCCTATGATGAAACCGGGCTGATCGGCGAGGGCACCCACGAGCGCGTGATTGTGAACAAAGATAAATTTGAGAGCAGAACCAGGGACAAGGCAAAAGCCTGA
- a CDS encoding TRAP transporter small permease, whose protein sequence is MGKNMWSLLDRRFEDYLGSFMLAAMAAIAFINVVVRYCTSFSFAWTEELTINFFVWITMLGTARAFREGGHLGMTALYDALPRRFRRVCYWGSVLLAVCFFGALFWTGLTEVLDEIDLEATSEALGIPVWWYTIATPAFSLLIIFRIAQRAVEDQRANNF, encoded by the coding sequence ATGGGCAAGAACATGTGGAGTTTGCTGGACAGACGGTTTGAGGACTACCTGGGATCGTTCATGCTGGCTGCTATGGCGGCCATTGCTTTTATCAACGTGGTAGTGCGCTACTGCACCTCTTTTTCTTTTGCCTGGACAGAAGAACTGACCATCAATTTTTTTGTCTGGATAACCATGCTGGGAACAGCCCGGGCATTCCGCGAAGGCGGACACCTGGGCATGACCGCCCTGTACGATGCCCTGCCCCGGCGTTTTCGCCGCGTATGCTACTGGGGCTCCGTGCTGCTGGCGGTATGCTTTTTTGGCGCTCTGTTCTGGACAGGGCTCACCGAAGTGCTGGACGAAATCGACCTCGAGGCAACTTCCGAAGCTTTGGGGATTCCGGTGTGGTGGTACACCATCGCCACGCCCGCGTTTTCCCTGCTGATCATTTTCCGCATTGCGCAAAGGGCTGTTGAAGACCAGCGCGCCAACAACTTTTAG
- a CDS encoding YkgJ family cysteine cluster protein, translated as MAACQVKNAQRLRYQSHRFERMPGMSLLLDAFALVDCSVAESIALQGEPPACGPGCCYCCIQPIPATPLEILALRLFAELELPPSRRDALKATFALFHGERATLGDACPFLLEKCCGAYPVRPMACRRYVVFGQPCSAGEDATQTRPADVLHPRQATMQAALRLTLPWYRERYSLPEHITAEETQAFFRGVTTVLQAVPWANYA; from the coding sequence ATGGCTGCCTGTCAGGTAAAAAACGCACAGCGCTTGAGGTACCAGAGTCACCGGTTTGAGCGCATGCCGGGCATGAGTCTGCTGCTGGACGCGTTTGCCCTGGTGGATTGCAGCGTGGCGGAGTCCATCGCGCTCCAGGGGGAGCCGCCAGCCTGCGGGCCGGGGTGCTGCTATTGCTGTATCCAGCCCATCCCGGCGACTCCACTGGAAATTCTGGCCTTGCGCCTTTTTGCAGAACTGGAGCTTCCACCCTCCAGGCGGGATGCTCTCAAAGCAACCTTTGCGCTGTTCCACGGAGAGCGGGCAACTCTTGGGGACGCCTGCCCTTTCCTGCTGGAGAAATGCTGCGGCGCTTATCCTGTGCGCCCGATGGCGTGCAGGCGCTATGTTGTTTTCGGCCAGCCATGCAGTGCGGGCGAGGACGCCACCCAGACCCGGCCTGCTGATGTGCTGCATCCGCGTCAGGCTACCATGCAGGCTGCCTTGCGGCTCACATTACCCTGGTACAGGGAGCGCTATTCCCTGCCGGAACACATTACTGCGGAAGAAACACAGGCTTTCTTTCGCGGTGTCACCACGGTCTTGCAGGCCGTGCCTTGGGCAAACTACGCCTGA
- a CDS encoding DctP family TRAP transporter solute-binding subunit, protein MKGFLRWTWGVVFVCLLAGGVLTALPQQAAAYKAEYKLSVVPGATSGWGLTAARFAELVHERTNGRINIKVYPSSQLLAGKQTSEFLMLRNGAIDFALASPINWSPQIKELNLTALPFLMAVQPDRYKAIDAVTSGKSGAMLIAAVESKGVKILGWGENGYREMTTSKGPITKPEDMQGLKIRVVGSPIFIDTFRALGANPVNMNWAEATTGFQQGVVDGQENPTNGINIPLKIWDYHKFLCDWHYVIDPLMLGANPGVWKSFSPEDQQILLACAKEMELYGKALSRLGMDDGQSKAYLEKIGKLPEITDPYACLEQHGMTVTRLTPEQTAQFFKATQAVRDDWTAKIGPDLVKAAEQDMAAAK, encoded by the coding sequence ATGAAGGGCTTTTTGCGTTGGACATGGGGCGTTGTGTTCGTCTGCCTGCTGGCGGGCGGCGTGTTGACCGCATTGCCGCAACAGGCGGCGGCCTACAAGGCGGAGTACAAACTCAGCGTGGTGCCAGGCGCAACATCCGGGTGGGGCCTCACGGCGGCCCGCTTTGCGGAACTGGTGCATGAGCGCACCAACGGGCGTATCAACATCAAGGTCTACCCCTCCAGCCAGTTGCTGGCAGGCAAGCAGACTTCCGAATTTCTCATGCTGCGCAACGGCGCAATTGACTTTGCCCTGGCATCGCCCATCAACTGGTCGCCGCAGATCAAGGAACTGAACCTCACGGCCCTGCCCTTTCTCATGGCTGTGCAGCCAGACCGCTACAAGGCCATAGACGCCGTTACCTCCGGCAAGTCTGGTGCAATGCTGATCGCCGCCGTTGAAAGCAAGGGCGTCAAAATTCTCGGCTGGGGAGAAAACGGCTATCGCGAAATGACCACCAGCAAAGGCCCCATCACCAAACCTGAAGATATGCAGGGCCTGAAAATTCGCGTGGTGGGCAGCCCGATCTTTATTGATACGTTTCGCGCCCTGGGCGCAAACCCGGTCAACATGAACTGGGCCGAAGCCACCACGGGCTTTCAGCAAGGCGTTGTGGACGGGCAGGAAAATCCCACCAACGGCATCAACATTCCCTTGAAAATATGGGACTATCACAAATTTCTCTGCGATTGGCACTACGTCATTGACCCGCTGATGCTGGGCGCAAACCCCGGCGTTTGGAAGAGCTTTTCGCCTGAAGACCAGCAGATTCTGCTGGCCTGCGCCAAGGAAATGGAGCTGTACGGCAAGGCGCTCTCCCGCCTCGGCATGGATGACGGACAGTCCAAGGCCTACCTTGAAAAAATCGGCAAGCTCCCGGAAATTACCGATCCTTATGCCTGCCTTGAGCAACATGGCATGACGGTAACGCGCCTTACGCCGGAACAGACAGCGCAGTTCTTCAAGGCCACACAGGCCGTGCGCGATGACTGGACGGCCAAGATCGGCCCCGATCTTGTCAAGGCGGCAGAACAGGACATGGCTGCTGCGAAATAG
- a CDS encoding NADPH-dependent FMN reductase — MGNLTFVGISGSLRKASRNTGLLRCCAAHLPQNVSLEIADISALPFYNADIEKPAVVQRLIDQVSAADGLVLACPEYNYSLAPALKNSLDWLSREPDLAPLTGKTACIVGAGGGMGTSRAQYHLRQVCVYLNLHVLNKPELFSNAFTPAFADNGDVQDEGLASQATALMQAMTDWTLRLK, encoded by the coding sequence ATGGGCAACCTTACCTTTGTCGGCATATCGGGCAGTCTGCGCAAGGCTTCGCGCAACACCGGGCTTTTGCGGTGCTGTGCAGCGCATCTTCCTCAGAACGTAAGCCTTGAAATTGCAGATATTTCCGCTTTGCCGTTTTACAATGCGGATATTGAAAAACCCGCTGTGGTGCAGCGCCTCATTGATCAGGTGAGCGCGGCGGACGGGCTGGTTCTGGCCTGCCCCGAATACAACTATTCTCTTGCTCCCGCGCTGAAAAACTCGCTGGACTGGCTCTCGCGCGAACCCGACCTCGCGCCCCTTACAGGCAAAACCGCCTGCATCGTGGGCGCTGGCGGCGGCATGGGCACATCGCGGGCGCAATACCATCTGCGCCAGGTATGCGTGTATCTGAATCTGCACGTGCTGAACAAGCCTGAGCTTTTTTCCAACGCTTTCACGCCTGCCTTTGCTGATAACGGCGATGTGCAGGATGAAGGCCTTGCAAGTCAGGCAACGGCCCTCATGCAGGCCATGACCGACTGGACGCTACGGCTGAAGTAG